A region of the Bradysia coprophila strain Holo2 unplaced genomic scaffold, BU_Bcop_v1 contig_232, whole genome shotgun sequence genome:
CGAAAACGTCAGCGTGAAATTAGCAGCCAGTCATGGTTTGGATTCTATTTCTGAACTTACCCTGTGCTGGTTTGTACGGTCTAGCATCGTAATTCAACGCTCTTCGAGGTTCGCGACTCGATCGCCACAACGTTTTGCTGCCGGTTATTCGTCTCGATGAAGAAATGGACGGGCCATCACGTGAATTACTGCTACGATGGCGCAACATGCTACCAAATGGTGCCGAATATTTACTGGTATTCGATGTGCCAACTTGAGCTGCTTCTAAATTCGGTAGTTTTTCATTAGCCAGCAATGCCTCGGCAATTGAAGTGTAAAAACTGCGCGCAACACCAGATCCTTCGCCCGGCTCATCTTTGAACGTCACTTTGACCCGATTGAATGCCAGTGGTGGATGTATGCGACGGTTCTGATTGCCGAAATGAGTGTTCAGTTCTTTGAACGTCTGCACCAACAAACTCGTTCGATTCCGTTCCATTTTCGACAGCGTCAAGTCGCGTTGTTGTGCATTACGCAGTTTCTCCATGTGACGACGGAAACGAGCTTCTTTCACGGGAAAACCACGCAGTTCTGACACTATAGAGCCTGGTTCCAAACCAACGTCTTCCATGAACACACGTCCGAATAAATCGAGCGACAAGCGCCAGCGCCCCAATAACAAGTCCCATGTGGGTGCCTGAGTCACAGTGCTTGACGATCGGAAGTATTGTCCACGTGGTGCCATTTCTTCGTGGGCACGGCTTTGTGGATCCGGTGTCGTTTCGATTGTAACGTGGGCTGAAATTTCCTGTGTGTCCATATTCTCAACGTGTTGTAACACCTCGTTCTGACTGAGGCAGCTCTGTAAGGTGAAAACGTGTGGTTAACATCGGAAACTGAACAAAGATCGGGAGACGAGTAATTTGTCTTGGTTCATTTGTGCGCTCCGTATCTGTTCACAAGCAAAAGCTTTATGTTTTATGATCATTAGAAAGCAATGTCTAATATGCGGGTCATAAGTggaaattgtcaaaattttattcgagaACTTCGTATCAGCAACCCGAAACttcattgaaatgaaaatttaaagtctTTGATGGTCTACAAGTTCTACTCACCTTCTCGGCTTTCTTTCCCGCTCGTACGATGACACTTTTTGATGGTGATCCCGAACTACTTCCTTGTGACACAGCCATAGGATTGAACGAATCTGTCATAGACGAACTTGAGCCAGACGCAAGATCGATCGGTGGAAATGTTGTTGGCAAAGCAGTGATTGGAGTGTCCACTGCAGCCGCACATTCAGACAATGAAGCTTTCTTATTTTTTGCTAGCACGGCAGCCGTTACGGACTCGATGGCAGCAGCTACTTTACGTGGTGTAACAATAATTTGCGGTCGGACTGTCAGTGAGTCATCGTAAACACTAACATTGGCACTTGTAATTGGCCCTGATACACCGGCTAACTGTTCAGAAGTTGATTGACTGTCCGATTCGAATGTGAATGACGGAGTGCCATCACTATCGACGTCCATTTTGCTGCTCGCTTCTTTGTCGAATGAGAGATCTTGTGGACCTTCTTTTTCGTAGCTTCTGCTGTCGTCTTCGCTGTGATCAAAGTAGCtctttttcttcaattgcATGTAAATGTTGCCATAGCTTTCGGGATGGTCAGATCGCTTACGCTTCTCTTTAGACGTTGACGGTATCGGTTCCAGCTTTGCATCCTGAACAGCCTCCTCGTCGGTCACTGATTTCTCAACAGCAGCAAATTTGCTTTCACTCTGATCTGAAGGACCTGCACTTTCCGCTTCGAAATCTGCCGGATTCGATGCAGTCGATGTTGACGTTCCGTCATAGTTTTGTGTAATATTCCTGTGCGGTGATAGACCCAGCATCGTTGGCGGAAGCTCCAACGGTGAATTGACGCCGGGTGGTTCCGAACCATTCGATGGAATCGTAATCGGTTGCTTGGGGATTCCGAATAAATCTTCGCGTTTTGCATTAGGTTGCAACAGATGCGGTTGGTCGGCCAATGGCAGTGATTCGCACATTGGCGTATTGAATGGATCTGGTGGTGGGCAGCCGAGACAAAGTGTCGATTCGGAGCGTTGGAAAAATGAATGGCGACGTCCTTGCTGTGACCCCAGCATATACATTGCACTATCGGACAAATCGTCACCATCCAATGGTTCGTCTTCACCAtcatcattttcgttttcatccAAGTCAGCCCAGATGTTCACGTCGTTTTTGTCCATGTCGTTCTCCTTTCCAGCACGCATATAAAAGATGATTCCATCGAGAACGTAGGCAATGTGACGCAGAGCCGTTACATCCAATACCGGCAATGAGTCACGGTGCTCTGAACTATGTGATCGCATCAAGGATAATGCGTAGGTCAAAAATTCTCGACGAGCGGTCTGTGCTACACCGTCTCTGTCAAAATTACGCTGATTATCAGACGCTGTAGAAAATCCAACGATTCGAGTACTGGTGCTGGATGTACTTTGCGTACTTTCTAATGTGGCTGTTCGACGTGGCTGATAATTGCCTGTTTCAAAATGGAGAAAGAgagaaaattaagaatttgTTGGTCACGGGAAGGCGAACAAATCTTTCTTACTGCTCGGTGGTACGCTCAGATTGTTGATGCTTGATGTAGCTGGTTGTGAAGGATTCAATGGATGTAGTGGATGCAATGGATGTGATGGATCGGTTGAATGAGTCAACGAAGCACCAAATCGCAGTTGTGCCTCAGTTGCATCCATTACGGTTAACATCCAGTCCCATGTCGGCTTCAAACGCGTTTCCATGTCaatctgaaattttgtttttattttcctttcgaCCAGTTGCACCCAATACTCAATACTCACATGTAATTGATTGGCCTCCTGATAAGTAATATTCATGCTGCTGTTGCTGTGCAGCGTTCCGTTGGTGTACAATTCGGAGATCGTATTAAACAGTTGACAAACTTGTCTCAAGACAATGCCAAACGCTCGAGCCAAGCTACTGGCAGTCGTAGACATTGTGTGTGGTTCCTGTGCGGCTGCAACAGCTGCATTTGCAGTGGTCGTTCGTCGCAACGCTGACGGATCTATGAAAACCAAGCTCGAATTGCCAGTCAAACGAACCGATCGGCTGGTGTCACGGCTTCGGATTGCCCATTGCATTGATTGCGGTGCCAAATTGTTGCGTTGCGTGCCGGTGACTGTGGTGCGGCGTTCCAATTGCTCGTCGTTTGGACTGTAATCTTCTTGCGAATGTTCGTCACTTTCACCGTCCTCCGATCCATCTTCGTCCGGTTGACTTGAGCCGTCTGTATCGTCTTCATTTAGCATGAGAATGGAGCCACCGCCTAAACGTTGTAGAAACATCCATATCATtttgacaaaaacatttcaatgttTGATGATTGTAGTGATGGTGGCAGAACATTTCTGTCCATCTCGAAATTTGCATTGAATGATACTAATGCCGTGCGGGACGTACAGTTGTTATAACAGAACTCAGTGAGTTTCGAGAGGAATACAAGGTTTAAATagacaatgaaaattgttgtatcGGTTGAGAAGGGTTGTAACAACAAGGAGTCCAGGACAACGCGGCGAATGGAGATTAAAGGACTAAGACTAAGGGGCGAcatgtaaacataaacaaaatattcttcaCCTGTGTCTGAGCCGGCTGTAGCACCAGTTTGAACGCTTCTTTGAGCATCCTGAGTGCTCTGATTATCATCTGAATCGGATTCGGTTTCTGCttcatgaaaattgaattcgttatCGCTTTCACCTTCCTGCAATCAGGCCAAGCACAAAACATCCAATTTTAGCACATCCATCCAATTCGAACACAAATTCAAACTCTTACCATAACCGCATCTTCGTTGCGCAATGGATCTGGCACATCTTCGTCCATATTATTCGAAGGTCGAATATTTGACCGGTCACGTTCGTTCGAGATATCATCCTGTTCGGAAATATCTTCATCGTCTTGTCCATTATCGATGGCTGCATCTTCGGCGGCCTCATCCAATCGTCGCATTCGATAACGATCGATTCGGGATAGGAAACTCGATGCCTGATCGCCGACGTTACGCGTTCCCAGATTATAGACCTTGTAGCCTTGACGAGAAGACGGAACATTGGCAACGTTCCGTGCCACCGATGATGGTGTCAATGGTTCGACACTGAATAAGTCGTCGGAATTCTggaagaaagaaaacaaattccagGCGGTGAAGATGACGTCACAAAACAAGTCAAACAACCGGAACTTACATCTATGCTTGATGAAGTTGACATAGAAAATGGAGCTGTCGGTCGTACCACTCCCATTCGAACGGGTGCTATTAAAGCATCGGCAATTTCGATCAGTTCTTCGATGGAGATTTTCATCAGAGTCTGGAACACTCGTCGGCACGTTTGCAAATGCTTCTGTTGTGTTGAACTGAAATGAAATCGAGATTTGAGCGAAAGTGAATCGTTAAAACTCTTGGCATTAAAAAACCTGCGCTGTTTGTCTGGATTGGGCAAACGTTCCAAGCTAAATATCACAAATATACGAGAAACGGATCGGATAAACCGTCTGGCCACAATTTGTGCTTCTTCGGCACGTGCTGGATCGTCGCTCTGCAGTTCTCTAGTTAATGTGCTGAGCAAAGTGTCCAACGGATCATTGTTGCAGCGAACAAACAATGAATGCGTAAATTTGTCCAGCAGAGTGGTGCCGCTCTGACTTTGCAAGTAAATGTTCTGGTCGTTGGTCTCGTTgtagaaaactttattttccgcCGATTGGGATCGTTTCACCTGATCCGAACCGGTTAAAATCATTGCCTTCACTGCCGGCCAATCCACCAACAATCGATCGAGTGCTTTCTTCGCGAACTTCGGCGGTTCTAAATCATGATCGGGCATATCGTTGTCAACATCCAACGATGGTGTCTTACGATTCGCTGTTGAGCTGCGAACTCTTGATCGATATTGACGCTGTTCGATGACCTGTCTGCCCACTGTTTGGATCAAAAACAACAATATCGGTTCACCTCGGGAGTTTGGTTTCGTCACCAAGTCTGTATCGTTGGCCAATTCACGCAACAGCTCAAGTCTTTTCGACTGATTTCCAGCTATCAGCGCTTTGCATTTGCATTTCTCCCAGCAATCACAATAAGCCGTCGGCGAAGTTCGTTTCAATTTGCAGTCATGTCCTTTGTGGCATACTTTGGCGCATTCGGTGCAACAGCACAATGAACCAGTCAGACCGCACGTTTTGCATTCGAAAATGTCTTGATTGATGTGATCAGCTCCGGTCCATGTGAACGAGCAAGTGTCATTGCAGCACAGCACGTATAACGGTGATTGATCGGCTGTTGAAGCGGTTGGAAATATCATTGAATCTCGTTCAGCTGGATCACCTTTTGAAATTTCGATAATAACACTGAACAGAATCAATCCAGCTTGATATGCACGCGACGAAACGGCCAGCATGAATGGTGTTTGTCCCTGTGCATCTTTGGTGCTAAGAAATTGTTTCAACAACGGACGAAAGGCTGGACTTTGGCACATTTGCAATAACATCGCTGCGCTGTTCTCTCTTCGTTCGATTGGATCGGATACGTAGACGGCATTTGAGACCAATTTACTGGCCGACGACTGAGAGTTTTGTCCATTCATACTGTCCTCATCGCCCGAATGCGATTCATATTCCGAATTCGTCGGCCAGAAAGTGACTGGCATAAATACGGATTCCTCAGCAGATGGTGGCGGATTGTTACTGGATGCCACATCGAGAGCGTTTTGGGTTGCACGGCGCATCATTTCACGAATGCTAACACGATCCGTTCGTGATGCACTACCACCACTGTTTACATTGATGCAGTCAAGACCAACTGGATTCGTTGTCGTAGTTCCTGAGTCCTCTTTGTTGCTGGTCGGTGAACACATCGAAACGCAAgcatggaaaatatttcgatttccATCGCATCGTTCAGTCAGAACACTTTCCATTTGCGATTTACCATCAGCTTCCAGTTGAGCCAGCGCATTTTTGAATCCTTTCAAATCACACCGTAAAATTCGCGGCATTAAAAATTGCACTTCGGGAACGAATGCTATGATAGCCACTTGTGATTTTAAATTCGCACCGACCACTGAATTCAATGTCAACGATGCGGCCGCTAAACATTTGATCGGTTGCAGATCGAGCCATTGCGGATCACGAATTGCATCCGCACAGTCTTTAACGAGCGGATAAATGGCATTGTTGCCGTCACGTAAAATAAGAACACTTTCGGAGCACTCATTGGCACAAGTTAGATTCACATTCGATTGCGACATGCCGAAGAAGGAGTGGATGTCCGTTGGGAAGGCACTGTCATGCTCCTGACGACCAGTGCTCAAATTGAACAAGCAATAATGAATCTTTGTTCCGGTTTTCATAATCGCATGGATTCCCTTTCCGTCAACGGCCAACGTGAGCAATTCGCTTGTGGACGTTTCGCTGGGCGTTAGATTGATGCGACGAGGTGTTTTTTGAAAACAGTCTGGAACACGTGAAGTTGTTGCTGCTTTCATGATCTACAAAAAATACCGAAAGTCAACAAATTGAACAAACTCCAAAGTACCAGTGACGTTACCTGTAGATCGTCTTTTTTCATCAGACGACAATCTTGCCAGTCAGTCTCGTCCTTTACTTCGGCTCCATTAGCTGGAGGGAACCGTACAGCAGCATATTGTCCATCAACCATTAGTACACGACCAACAGGAATGGATCGAACATCTTCCACGAAGACCACATCACTACAACGAGCAGTGAAAGAGAACAGTCAGACACCCCCTCGTCATCAGCAACATTTCGAAAAACTTACCGTAACATCCATGACTCTTCATCCTTCTTCGTTTCATTGTCTTCCTTCGGTGCTGCCCGTTTGTTTGTTCGTTTATGTGAAGTAACACTGCCAGTATCGCTGCATGTACTCGACGCTGGTGATGGAGGCGGTGGCATATCCAAACGATCAGCCGTCTCTTTGTTACTGCCAGTCGATTTCGATGATGAACCCGACGACACCGGATTGGATGGGATAATGTTTGTCGATGGTATTGCCGATTTTAGCAAATCTTTC
Encoded here:
- the LOC119076657 gene encoding E3 ubiquitin-protein ligase hyd, which translates into the protein MSSLHFVVHPLPGTDELNDRIREVADKINKYGSQTPQILQSLKTPVKQVVIGPAHLGLLLEDGRALRVAFSVIPERLDLSKQEPSKPGDGGGGGGGGGGSGGCSGNGGGNSGGNGGSGPSTSNNTSSSKNTATSRQLARSRARILRAGQVRSSSGTQSSVQSRSTGVIIGSSSSGRSLVTVPAPFVPEDLVSQAQVVLQGKSRNIIIRELQRTNLDVNLAVNNLLSRDDEEGEDAEESSDNYVPEDLISLLDSGFHAADNSVIIDTDTMFPEEMFGYSSIRNLLYSRVRSERNQSNSGTAGGSTTEAGRAAGGAPASGSSSLNPVSAPSDRDSFSRWRDRQYYGPRRWFQTSREESGWDKDAPDTKKKDSASGLPLWISDDLDFWPEKDVPVRFTHIAALHSEFIGVSTKGELHQWRWVDTDPYRHHENPNIFHPKTQFLNLTFERITHISATSIRCTVSTEQNRVATWMDEMLGSAGSKLEHPATSFQEFSVEKIVALYTCTLYTVARMDSGGLFWWGVIPFGQRKRLWDKHKAKSKKPVRPNVNSPEVTVGAQVCMKSSPMYQAGAIGFTISNGVPRVGQLLSAAWDLTDTCRFKLITIPPLPSTAPASSSLTSNDLKDLLKSAIPSTNIIPSNPVSSGSSSKSTGSNKETADRLDMPPPPSPASSTCSDTGSVTSHKRTNKRAAPKEDNETKKDEESWMLRDVVFVEDVRSIPVGRVLMVDGQYAAVRFPPANGAEVKDETDWQDCRLMKKDDLQIMKAATTSRVPDCFQKTPRRINLTPSETSTSELLTLAVDGKGIHAIMKTGTKIHYCLFNLSTGRQEHDSAFPTDIHSFFGMSQSNVNLTCANECSESVLILRDGNNAIYPLVKDCADAIRDPQWLDLQPIKCLAAASLTLNSVVGANLKSQVAIIAFVPEVQFLMPRILRCDLKGFKNALAQLEADGKSQMESVLTERCDGNRNIFHACVSMCSPTSNKEDSGTTTTNPVGLDCINVNSGGSASRTDRVSIREMMRRATQNALDVASSNNPPPSAEESVFMPVTFWPTNSEYESHSGDEDSMNGQNSQSSASKLVSNAVYVSDPIERRENSAAMLLQMCQSPAFRPLLKQFLSTKDAQGQTPFMLAVSSRAYQAGLILFSVIIEISKGDPAERDSMIFPTASTADQSPLYVLCCNDTCSFTWTGADHINQDIFECKTCGLTGSLCCCTECAKVCHKGHDCKLKRTSPTAYCDCWEKCKCKALIAGNQSKRLELLRELANDTDLVTKPNSRGEPILLFLIQTVGRQVIEQRQYRSRVRSSTANRKTPSLDVDNDMPDHDLEPPKFAKKALDRLLVDWPAVKAMILTGSDQVKRSQSAENKVFYNETNDQNIYLQSQSGTTLLDKFTHSLFVRCNNDPLDTLLSTLTRELQSDDPARAEEAQIVARRFIRSVSRIFVIFSLERLPNPDKQRSSTQQKHLQTCRRVFQTLMKISIEELIEIADALIAPVRMGVVRPTAPFSMSTSSSIDNSDDLFSVEPLTPSSVARNVANVPSSRQGYKVYNLGTRNVGDQASSFLSRIDRYRMRRLDEAAEDAAIDNGQDDEDISEQDDISNERDRSNIRPSNNMDEDVPDPLRNEDAVMEGESDNEFNFHEAETESDSDDNQSTQDAQRSVQTGATAGSDTGGGSILMLNEDDTDGSSQPDEDGSEDGESDEHSQEDYSPNDEQLERRTTVTGTQRNNLAPQSMQWAIRSRDTSRSVRLTGNSSLVFIDPSALRRTTTANAAVAAAQEPHTMSTTASSLARAFGIVLRQVCQLFNTISELYTNGTLHSNSSMNITYQEANQLHIDMETRLKPTWDWMLTVMDATEAQLRFGASLTHSTDPSHPLHPLHPLNPSQPATSSINNLSVPPSSNYQPRRTATLESTQSTSSTSTRIVGFSTASDNQRNFDRDGVAQTARREFLTYALSLMRSHSSEHRDSLPVLDVTALRHIAYVLDGIIFYMRAGKENDMDKNDVNIWADLDENENDDGEDEPLDGDDLSDSAMYMLGSQQGRRHSFFQRSESTLCLGCPPPDPFNTPMCESLPLADQPHLLQPNAKREDLFGIPKQPITIPSNGSEPPGVNSPLELPPTMLGLSPHRNITQNYDGTSTSTASNPADFEAESAGPSDQSESKFAAVEKSVTDEEAVQDAKLEPIPSTSKEKRKRSDHPESYGNIYMQLKKKSYFDHSEDDSRSYEKEGPQDLSFDKEASSKMDVDSDGTPSFTFESDSQSTSEQLAGVSGPITSANVSVYDDSLTVRPQIIVTPRKVAAAIESVTAAVLAKNKKASLSECAAAVDTPITALPTTFPPIDLASGSSSSMTDSFNPMAVSQGSSSGSPSKSVIVRAGKKAEKSCLSQNEVLQHVENMDTQEISAHVTIETTPDPQSRAHEEMAPRGQYFRSSSTVTQAPTWDLLLGRWRLSLDLFGRVFMEDVGLEPGSIVSELRGFPVKEARFRRHMEKLRNAQQRDLTLSKMERNRTSLLVQTFKELNTHFGNQNRRIHPPLAFNRVKVTFKDEPGEGSGVARSFYTSIAEALLANEKLPNLEAAQVGTSNTSKYSAPFGSMLRHRSSNSRDGPSISSSRRITGSKTLWRSSREPRRALNYDARPYKPAQESSGNSSSASTNNPNDQLPVQLQQLGERLYPKVFALHPANAQKITGMLLEIPQSQLLSILGSEENLRIRSDEAMEIIMYRQRSDIVDALIENNLNSSGTSQSSSNPTTSKRLNPVVVLEECQLEDNAPLFYSPGKRGFYSPRQGLASCERINAFRNVGRLIGLCLLQNELFPLFLQRHVLKYILGRTIRFHDLAFFDPVVFESLRQLVTDSTGNAASVLSDLELNFEISLLPEEGGSSVELVPGGRDIQVNESNLYDYVRMYANYRLIKTQEKALEALRLGVFDVLPSGALESLTGEDLRLLLNGVGDIHVGTLISYTTFNDESSESGDKLLKFKRWLWSIVEKMSNVERQDLVYFWTGSPALPASEDGFQPMPSVTIRPADDAHLPTANTCISRLYIPLYSSKAVLRHKLLLAIKTKNFGFV